Proteins from a single region of Ziziphus jujuba cultivar Dongzao chromosome 1, ASM3175591v1:
- the LOC107433016 gene encoding uncharacterized protein LOC107433016 isoform X1 has product MTLSLLGFDGEFFMCPEAGIRVFQSELAEKDSDFGWLVGFRNKGDFDSNVKYSRFMEGFLWLLVHFQVQSPDAQVQRNLVVQSFQLERIWRLMEGIQICSQIQVHNFICSDYDPKNKRNLHARSGTQLYARTMNLHARSVHDSVTLQ; this is encoded by the exons atgactCTCTCCCTTCTAGGGTTTGACGGAGAATTTTTTATGTGTCCGGAAGCAGGAATTAGAGTTTTTCAATCTGAGTTAGCAG AAAAGGATTCTGATTTTGGTTGGTTGGTTGGTTTCAGAAACAAAGGGGATTTTGATTCGAACGTCAAATATTCAAG GTTCATGGAGGGGTTCCTGTGGCTTCTAGTTCATTTCCAAGTGCAAAGCCCGGATGCTCAAGTCCAACGCAATTTGGTGGTGCAATCTTTTCAGCTGGAAAGGATTTGGAGGTTGATGGAGGGAATTCAAATCTGTTCGCAGATCCAA GTACACAATTTTATATGCTCGGACTatgacccaaaaaacaaaagaaatttacaTGCTCGGTCAGGTACACAATTATATGCTCGGACTATGAATTTACATGCTCGGTCAGTGCATGACTCTGTTACTTTGCAATAA
- the LOC107433016 gene encoding uncharacterized protein LOC107433016 isoform X2, which yields MTLSLLGFDGEFFMCPEAGIRVFQSENKGDFDSNVKYSRFMEGFLWLLVHFQVQSPDAQVQRNLVVQSFQLERIWRLMEGIQICSQIQVHNFICSDYDPKNKRNLHARSGTQLYARTMNLHARSVHDSVTLQ from the exons atgactCTCTCCCTTCTAGGGTTTGACGGAGAATTTTTTATGTGTCCGGAAGCAGGAATTAGAGTTTTTCAATCTGA AAACAAAGGGGATTTTGATTCGAACGTCAAATATTCAAG GTTCATGGAGGGGTTCCTGTGGCTTCTAGTTCATTTCCAAGTGCAAAGCCCGGATGCTCAAGTCCAACGCAATTTGGTGGTGCAATCTTTTCAGCTGGAAAGGATTTGGAGGTTGATGGAGGGAATTCAAATCTGTTCGCAGATCCAA GTACACAATTTTATATGCTCGGACTatgacccaaaaaacaaaagaaatttacaTGCTCGGTCAGGTACACAATTATATGCTCGGACTATGAATTTACATGCTCGGTCAGTGCATGACTCTGTTACTTTGCAATAA
- the LOC107433016 gene encoding uncharacterized protein LOC107433016 isoform X3 — MTLSLLGFDGEFFMCPEAGIRVFQSELAEKDSDFGWLVGFRNKGDFDSNVKYSRFMEGFLWLLVHFQVQSPDAQVQRNLVVQSFQLERIWRLMEGIQICSQIQNSVYVPPNHMA; from the exons atgactCTCTCCCTTCTAGGGTTTGACGGAGAATTTTTTATGTGTCCGGAAGCAGGAATTAGAGTTTTTCAATCTGAGTTAGCAG AAAAGGATTCTGATTTTGGTTGGTTGGTTGGTTTCAGAAACAAAGGGGATTTTGATTCGAACGTCAAATATTCAAG GTTCATGGAGGGGTTCCTGTGGCTTCTAGTTCATTTCCAAGTGCAAAGCCCGGATGCTCAAGTCCAACGCAATTTGGTGGTGCAATCTTTTCAGCTGGAAAGGATTTGGAGGTTGATGGAGGGAATTCAAATCTGTTCGCAGATCCAA
- the LOC107434322 gene encoding plant UBX domain-containing protein 1-like: protein MTVDWSATVALKRRRFTNIHPMDTEKVKAKLAAAKVKFGREIHVFETSSPPSSYSRPYEYEETDELYEFTAEDYYRLLSLSTSKKKEDNFLLKTRKIREAEEAARRSKITRATIRVRFPDNHTLETTFHPSETIQSLVDLLKKVIARPDLPFYVYTTPPKEKIKDMSQDFYSAGFAPGAILYFAYDIPPKGDHTALPFLQEEIMRLKGLEFIVEHQCSVQRSQSVPEPSTTQAPTPVVQERKPAAEKKLTKPKWLKL, encoded by the coding sequence ATGACGGTTGATTGGTCTGCTACCGTAGCTTTGAAAAGAAGAAGGTTCACAAACATTCATCCAATGGACACCGAGAAAGTAAAGGCCAAGCTTGCAGCTGCAAAAGTCAAGTTTGGACGGGAAATCCATGTCTTTGAAACATCATCGCCACCATCTTCTTATTCACGACCATATGAATATGAAGAGACGGATGAGTTGTATGAGTTCACTGCAGAAGATTACTATCGACTATTGTCATTGTCAACCtccaagaaaaaagaagataacTTTTTGTTGAAGACTCGGAAAATCAGAGAGGCAGAGGAGGCGGCACGCAGGTCAAAGATAACAAGGGCCACAATCAGGGTCCGATTTCCTGATAACCACACATTGGAGACCACGTTCCATCCATCGGAAACAATTCAGAGCCTGGTTGATCTTCTCAAGAAAGTGATAGCTCGACCAGATTTACCATTCTATGTATATACAACACCTCCTAAAGAGAAGATAAAAGACATGTCACAGGATTTCTACTCTGCTGGCTTTGCTCCTGGTGCCATCTTGTATTTCGCATATGATATACCACCAAAAGGGGATCATACTGCTCTACCTTTCCTCCAGGAAGAGATAATGCGTTTGAAAGGTTTGGAATTCATTGTTGAGCATCAATGTTCTGTTCAACGCTCTCAGTCTGTACCAGAACCATCTACAACACAGGCACCAACCCCTGTTGTCCAAGAGCGTAAGCCTGCTGCAGAAAAGAAATTAACCAAGCCAAAGTGGCTGAAATTGTGA
- the LOC125419836 gene encoding uncharacterized protein LOC125419836 → MASKSLFCILVLVVLLSIQAEGNNNNFNLAMASKSLSDKGYHAMSMIFDVFFKTHDVSEWLSGNSTFTVFCPPDGAFFASKYPQPPLTLLQYQVVPLKLESGDLGSLPHGSKIDTLLLGHPLVVTTLQSQEYPSLNGVKVTEWNLYNDGGLIIHGVDNFFDPAFQTLIYPWFDLKNNIHTEVVSGFSWVIGKLKDTWFLLLAMAVFGLGLYFVCCCKHKEDGYECIQQKEEVVDHVLDVKVVYA, encoded by the coding sequence ATGGCATCCAAATCGCTTTTTTGCATTCTTGTTTTGGTGGTTCTTCTCTCAATCCAAGCTGAAGGAAACAACAACAACTTCAACTTGGCTATGGCATCGAAATCTCTCTCTGACAAAGGCTATCATGCAATGTCCATGATCTTTGATGTCTTCTTCAAGACCCACGATGTTTCTGAATGGTTATCCGGCAATTCCACGTTCACTGTGTTTTGTCCTCCCGACGGTGCGTTCTTCGCCTCCAAGTATCCACAGCCGCCATTGACTCTGCTTCAGTATCAAGTTGTGCCTCTGAAGCTTGAGAGTGGGGATCTGGGTTCTCTTCCTCATGGTTCCAAGATTGATACTCTGCTTCTTGGCCATCCCCTGGTTGTGACTACTCTACAAAGCCAAGAATATCCATCCCTCAATGGAGTCAAAGTTACCGAATGGAATCTTTATAATGATGGAGGTTTGATTATTCATGGCGTTGATAACTTCTTTGATCCTGCTTTCCAGACCCTGATATATCCATGGTTCGATTTGAAGAACAATATCCACACAGAAGTAGTCAGTGGATTTTCTTGGGTGATAGGCAAATTGAAAGATACTTGGTTTTTGCTCTTAGCAATGGCGGTGTTTGGTCTGGGTCTCTACTTTGTTTGCTGCTGCAAACATAAAGAAGATGGATATGAGTGTATACAGCAGAAGGAGGAGGTAGTTGATCATGTTCTTGATGTTAAAGTTGTTTATGCTTAG
- the LOC132800434 gene encoding uncharacterized protein LOC132800434, translating to MASKLVLSVFLFLVLVSTQAEGNNNFNLVMASRTLSDKGYQVMSMIFQVFLNDLNVSGLLRGNSTFIVFRVRLPPLTLLQYQVVPSKLDGEALQSLHHGSKVDTLLLGHPLVVTTLPTDKYTSLNGVTVTEWNIYNDGGLIVHGVDKFFNPTFQNLIYPWYDVKKDMLEILWI from the exons ATGGCATCCAAATTAGTCTTGagcgtttttctttttctggtgcTTGTCTCAACTCAAGCTGAAGGAAACAACAACTTCAACTTGGTCATGGCATCAAGAACTCTCTCCGATAAAGGCTACCAAGTAATGTCAATGATCTTCCAAGTGTTCCTCAATGATCTCAATGTTTCAGGGCTGTTAAGGGGCAATTCTACTTTTATCGTTTTTAGGGTTCGTTTG CCACCATTAACTCTGCTTCAGTACCAGGTTGTGCCTTCGAAACTTGATGGCGAGGCTCTGCAATCTCTTCACCATGGTTCCAAGGTTGATACACTGCTTCTCGGTCATCCTCTAGTAGTCACTACTCTACCAACAGACAAATACACATCCCTCAACGGAGTCACAGTCACTGAATGGAATATTTATAACGATGGAGGTTTGATTGTTCATGGCGTTGATAAGTTCTTCAACCCTACTTTTCAGAACTTGATATATCCATGGTACGATGTGAAGAAAGatatgttagaaattttatggatctaa